The Spirosoma radiotolerans genome has a window encoding:
- a CDS encoding YgiQ family radical SAM protein, with product MIERPITDWLPLTMKEVEKRGWDEVDIVLVSGDAYVDHPAFGTAVIGRIMESEGFRVAIVAQPNWKDDLRDFKKFGKPKYFFGVTAGCMDSMVNHYTANKRLRSNDSYTPGGEAGFRPDYATTVYSKILKELYPDVPVLLGGIEASLRRVTHYDYWQDKLMPSILVDAGADMLVYGMGEQPLREILKLARQGVPFSSMRNINQVAFMHDARTPLADYNDWSTVELASHETCLKDKIKYAANFKIVEVESNKWQANRITQQVGNQVLVINPPFKTMEEAEIDKSFDLPYTRLPHPKYKKRGPIPAYDMIKFSVNMHRGCFGGCSFCTISAHQGKFIASRSEKSVLKEVDEITKHPEFKGYISDLGGPSANMYKMKGKDESICARCQSPSCIHPVICSNLDTSHKPLTELYRKVDANPAIKKAFVGSGVRYDLLVDDFNKNNNDGNHDEYMEQLVTRHVSGRLKVAPEHTADDTLRIMRKPSFKYFKLFKKKYDQIQEKHNLKQPLIPYFISSHPGCEEQDMANLAAETKDLGFQLEQVQDFTPTPMTVAEVIYYSGVHPYTLKPVKTAKTRDEKQAQNRYFFWYKPEYKDWIRNRLNKLNRPDLVERLLGSKTGNSGKTTSSGNYSGRKKR from the coding sequence ATGATTGAAAGACCCATTACAGATTGGCTGCCTCTAACAATGAAAGAGGTCGAAAAGAGAGGTTGGGACGAGGTCGACATTGTTCTGGTTTCAGGCGATGCGTACGTAGACCACCCCGCTTTCGGGACCGCTGTGATTGGCCGTATCATGGAAAGCGAGGGTTTTCGGGTAGCGATTGTGGCGCAGCCCAACTGGAAAGACGATCTACGTGATTTCAAGAAATTTGGCAAGCCTAAATATTTCTTTGGGGTAACGGCAGGTTGCATGGATTCCATGGTCAATCACTACACCGCCAACAAACGGCTGCGCTCCAACGACTCCTACACCCCCGGCGGTGAAGCGGGCTTTCGGCCTGACTACGCGACGACGGTGTACTCCAAAATTTTAAAAGAATTGTATCCTGATGTTCCGGTGCTCCTCGGTGGTATCGAGGCCTCGCTGCGCCGGGTAACCCATTACGATTACTGGCAGGATAAACTAATGCCGTCCATTCTGGTCGATGCCGGGGCCGATATGCTGGTGTATGGCATGGGCGAGCAACCCCTCCGCGAAATCCTGAAACTGGCGCGGCAGGGCGTACCGTTTTCATCGATGCGGAATATCAACCAGGTGGCGTTCATGCACGATGCCCGCACGCCGTTGGCTGACTATAACGACTGGAGTACGGTTGAGCTAGCGAGCCATGAGACCTGCCTGAAAGACAAGATCAAGTATGCGGCCAACTTTAAAATTGTTGAGGTTGAGTCCAATAAGTGGCAGGCCAACCGGATAACCCAGCAGGTGGGCAATCAGGTATTGGTCATCAATCCCCCCTTCAAAACGATGGAGGAGGCTGAAATTGACAAGTCATTTGATTTGCCTTATACTCGCCTTCCTCACCCTAAATACAAGAAGCGGGGTCCGATTCCAGCCTATGACATGATCAAATTCTCGGTAAACATGCACCGGGGTTGTTTTGGCGGTTGTAGCTTCTGTACCATTTCGGCCCACCAGGGTAAATTTATCGCTTCGCGCAGTGAGAAGTCCGTACTGAAAGAGGTAGACGAAATCACGAAGCACCCGGAGTTCAAAGGGTATATTTCAGACCTGGGTGGCCCGTCGGCCAACATGTATAAGATGAAGGGCAAAGACGAGTCGATCTGCGCCCGTTGCCAGAGCCCGAGCTGTATTCACCCGGTTATCTGCTCCAATCTGGACACCTCGCACAAGCCGTTGACGGAACTGTACCGCAAAGTCGATGCAAACCCGGCCATTAAAAAAGCGTTTGTTGGCTCCGGGGTGCGGTACGATTTGCTGGTCGATGATTTTAACAAAAATAATAACGATGGAAACCACGACGAGTACATGGAGCAGCTTGTTACGCGCCATGTGTCGGGTCGACTGAAAGTGGCCCCCGAGCACACCGCCGATGATACATTGCGGATCATGCGGAAGCCGTCGTTTAAGTATTTTAAGTTATTCAAGAAGAAATACGACCAGATTCAGGAGAAGCACAACTTAAAGCAACCCCTGATTCCGTACTTCATCTCGTCGCACCCCGGCTGTGAGGAGCAGGATATGGCCAATCTGGCCGCCGAGACTAAAGACCTAGGCTTCCAGCTTGAGCAGGTGCAGGATTTTACACCCACGCCCATGACGGTGGCCGAAGTGATCTATTATTCGGGTGTTCATCCATATACATTAAAGCCCGTCAAAACGGCTAAAACACGGGACGAAAAACAGGCGCAGAATCGGTATTTCTTCTGGTATAAGCCCGAATACAAGGACTGGATTCGCAACCGCTTGAATAAGCTTAACCGGCCGGATCTGGTCGAACGATTATTGGGTAGTAAAACAGGAAATTCGGGTAAGACCACCTCATCGGGCAATTATTCGGGTAGAAAAAAGCGATAG
- a CDS encoding acyl carrier protein phosphodiesterase, giving the protein MNILAHGYLSNRNTGLLIGNFIGDFIKGDPANPRHHLSPEEVIGVRVHRAIDFFTDAHPDVAAVRDLLHPRCHKYAGAAVDIFFDHFLALNFKQLTGEALPDFIRYFYQTLLDNQARLPSDASRMADYMIRQDWLTNYQFIEGVDRSLKGVSRRTAFPSGLETAILDLERYYELIARHFTYFWPTLVEHVQQTRTALTHS; this is encoded by the coding sequence ATGAACATACTGGCGCATGGCTATCTGTCGAATCGAAATACAGGCTTACTCATCGGGAATTTTATCGGCGATTTCATAAAAGGAGATCCGGCCAACCCTCGCCATCACCTGTCGCCAGAAGAGGTAATAGGCGTTCGCGTACACCGGGCCATTGATTTCTTCACAGATGCCCACCCCGATGTGGCCGCTGTGCGTGATCTACTGCATCCACGTTGTCATAAGTATGCCGGGGCTGCCGTCGATATTTTTTTCGACCATTTCCTGGCGCTCAATTTCAAACAGCTAACGGGTGAAGCCCTGCCCGATTTTATCCGCTATTTTTACCAGACCCTGCTCGATAATCAGGCTCGTTTACCAAGTGATGCGTCCCGAATGGCCGATTATATGATTCGGCAGGATTGGCTAACGAATTACCAATTTATCGAAGGGGTTGACCGGTCACTCAAAGGCGTTTCCCGACGAACGGCTTTCCCTTCGGGATTGGAAACGGCCATTCTGGATTTGGAGCGATATTATGAGCTAATTGCCCGCCATTTCACGTATTTTTGGCCTACCTTAGTTGAACACGTACAACAGACGCGCACCGCGTTGACACACTCATGA
- a CDS encoding Gfo/Idh/MocA family protein, which produces MPLLKAAIIGGGNIADNNHIPALKQLADRVELVAVCGRDLGKARALADKHNIAHAFDNTGSLYDQCAPDLVVICTPNNLHHPQTMEALARNCHVFCEKPPATSAQQARDMANLAVQKGLTLAYNFQLRQTSECALLMRCRANGLLGDIYHIKAHFLRRRGIPGWGHFTNKAMQGGGALMDLGVHVLDLALFALGHPTPDQVLGNTYDLIGKAGGKGLMGDWNPNAFEVEDAAMAYLSFPNNVSIMLSASFALNTQTDKDRNLEIFGSKGGVKLFPFSLYTEVAGELADIQFPYLDETDIQLKNTIAFLDACEGKPSTVCTAEQGVILQEIVERIYHSAEKK; this is translated from the coding sequence ATGCCCTTACTGAAAGCAGCCATTATTGGCGGTGGCAATATTGCCGACAACAACCATATTCCGGCCCTTAAGCAACTGGCCGACCGGGTAGAGCTTGTTGCTGTGTGCGGTCGTGACCTCGGAAAAGCCCGCGCCCTGGCTGATAAACACAACATTGCCCACGCCTTCGATAACACGGGCTCACTGTATGATCAGTGTGCGCCCGATCTGGTCGTCATTTGCACACCGAATAACCTGCATCATCCGCAAACGATGGAAGCGCTGGCGCGTAATTGCCATGTTTTCTGCGAGAAACCACCCGCCACTTCGGCCCAGCAAGCCAGGGACATGGCCAATCTCGCGGTTCAGAAAGGCCTAACACTGGCGTATAACTTTCAACTCAGGCAAACGAGTGAATGTGCGTTACTGATGCGTTGCCGGGCCAATGGACTGCTCGGCGACATTTACCACATTAAAGCCCATTTTCTACGGCGACGGGGTATTCCAGGCTGGGGGCATTTTACCAACAAAGCGATGCAGGGCGGAGGTGCGTTGATGGATCTTGGGGTGCACGTCCTCGACTTAGCTCTCTTTGCACTGGGCCATCCAACGCCCGATCAGGTGCTCGGCAACACTTATGATTTGATCGGTAAAGCGGGCGGCAAAGGGTTGATGGGCGACTGGAATCCAAACGCGTTTGAGGTTGAAGATGCTGCCATGGCCTATCTTTCGTTTCCCAACAACGTATCAATCATGCTGTCGGCGTCTTTTGCTCTGAACACCCAGACCGATAAAGATCGAAACCTGGAAATCTTCGGCAGTAAAGGTGGCGTAAAGCTCTTCCCCTTTTCGCTCTATACCGAAGTAGCCGGTGAGTTGGCCGATATCCAGTTTCCGTACTTGGACGAAACGGACATTCAACTCAAAAATACCATCGCGTTTCTGGATGCCTGTGAAGGTAAACCCTCAACGGTTTGCACGGCTGAGCAGGGAGTCATTTTACAAGAGATTGTCGAGCGCATCTATCACTCCGCGGAGAAAAAGTGA
- a CDS encoding deoxycytidylate deaminase, with the protein MDLAVNLAKRSHCIKAQVGAVLTRDTRIISIGYNGPPAGTHNCDEEFSDVGCPRDSKGSCSLALHAEQNAILYAAKNGSEIEGSTIYVTLSPCIACARIIYSMKIARVVFLHSYAEYKGIGSDEGVDFLRRFGVAVERYAPGEGGLLVSEPPIAKKTV; encoded by the coding sequence ATGGATCTGGCCGTTAATCTGGCCAAGCGTTCACATTGCATCAAAGCGCAGGTTGGGGCCGTCCTGACCCGCGACACACGAATCATTTCGATCGGGTATAACGGCCCACCCGCGGGTACGCACAACTGCGACGAGGAGTTTTCGGATGTGGGATGCCCCCGGGATTCGAAAGGGTCGTGTTCCCTGGCGCTCCATGCCGAGCAAAATGCCATTCTGTATGCGGCAAAAAACGGCTCCGAAATTGAAGGCTCCACCATTTACGTGACGCTGTCGCCCTGCATTGCCTGCGCCCGAATTATTTACAGCATGAAAATTGCCCGCGTCGTATTCCTGCATTCGTACGCCGAATACAAAGGCATTGGATCCGATGAAGGCGTAGATTTTCTTCGTCGGTTTGGTGTCGCTGTTGAGCGGTATGCGCCGGGCGAGGGGGGTTTGTTGGTATCGGAGCCACCTATAGCCAAAAAGACGGTATGA
- a CDS encoding ABC1 kinase family protein, with product MKIQTSVPTSKVARASQFMKAGVKVGGNYIKHYSKKLLDPDLSKDELHKDNAADIYDALSELKGSALKMAQMLSMDRGLLPVAYSDKFTMAQYSAPPLSGPLVVKTFKTYFGKTPAQLFDKFSIEAVNAASIGQVHQAWKDGKKLAVKVQYPGVADAVSSDLKIAKPLAVRLLNLNERDIDRYMGEVESKLLEETDYELELKRSIEISEACAHIPGLVFPKYYPELSSKRILTMDWLEGMHLKEFMKTNPSQEVRDRIGQALWDFYDFQIHTLRQVHADPHPGNFLMRADGTMGVIDFGCVKVIPDFYYDNYFRLVNPDTIDDAQLTEEIFENLEFLTSEDSPKERAFFSDLFKQMTRMLAEPFAVESFDFGDDAYFNRVYAFAEGLANVDELKNSKVARGSQDGLYVNRTYYGLYAMLNELKARVTTTKPEWLRSTKALV from the coding sequence ATGAAAATCCAGACATCCGTTCCAACGAGTAAGGTTGCGCGTGCCAGCCAGTTCATGAAAGCTGGTGTAAAGGTTGGCGGTAACTATATAAAGCATTATAGTAAGAAACTGCTTGATCCCGATTTGTCGAAAGATGAATTGCACAAGGATAATGCGGCCGACATCTATGATGCCCTGAGTGAATTGAAGGGTTCGGCCCTGAAAATGGCCCAGATGCTGAGCATGGACCGGGGATTGCTGCCGGTGGCCTACTCCGACAAGTTCACGATGGCTCAGTATTCGGCACCACCCCTGTCGGGTCCGCTGGTTGTCAAGACGTTTAAAACGTATTTTGGCAAAACGCCCGCGCAACTGTTCGACAAGTTCAGCATTGAGGCCGTCAATGCGGCCAGCATTGGGCAGGTGCATCAGGCCTGGAAGGATGGAAAAAAACTAGCCGTTAAAGTCCAGTATCCGGGGGTAGCCGATGCCGTCAGTTCAGACCTGAAAATTGCTAAACCGCTCGCTGTTCGACTCCTGAACCTAAATGAGCGGGATATCGACCGGTACATGGGCGAAGTGGAATCGAAACTGCTGGAAGAGACAGACTACGAGCTTGAGTTGAAGCGGTCTATTGAGATTTCAGAAGCCTGTGCTCACATTCCGGGTCTGGTATTCCCCAAATACTACCCCGAATTATCATCGAAACGTATTCTGACTATGGACTGGCTCGAAGGAATGCACCTGAAAGAGTTCATGAAAACGAATCCGTCGCAGGAGGTTCGGGACAGGATTGGGCAGGCGCTCTGGGATTTTTATGATTTTCAGATTCATACCCTGCGTCAGGTTCATGCCGACCCGCATCCGGGCAATTTCCTGATGCGGGCCGATGGGACCATGGGCGTCATTGATTTCGGTTGTGTGAAAGTTATCCCTGATTTTTATTACGATAATTATTTCCGGTTGGTTAATCCGGATACCATCGATGACGCTCAGTTAACGGAAGAGATTTTTGAAAATCTGGAGTTCCTCACATCTGAAGATTCACCTAAAGAGCGGGCTTTTTTCTCCGATTTATTTAAGCAGATGACCCGCATGCTGGCTGAACCCTTTGCGGTTGAGTCCTTTGATTTTGGGGATGATGCTTACTTTAATCGGGTTTATGCGTTTGCCGAAGGATTGGCTAATGTAGACGAATTGAAAAACTCGAAAGTGGCCCGCGGATCGCAGGATGGCTTGTATGTGAACCGTACCTACTACGGTCTCTACGCCATGTTGAATGAACTAAAAGCCCGTGTAACAACTACGAAGCCCGAGTGGCTGCGTTCGACCAAGGCGTTGGTCTGA
- a CDS encoding rhodanese-like domain-containing protein, which translates to MMKAKTNFVPLALVAILLSILIGQAGWKKAEPWSPEQLLEPADLAQTINDAKAEKPLIISIGPAATIKGSVGVGPGSEADNLAKLEKLLSKEPKDRAIVIYCGCCPFKNCPNVRPAFTKLNELGFKNHKLLNLAKNLKTDWLDKGYPVAE; encoded by the coding sequence ATGATGAAAGCAAAAACAAATTTCGTTCCACTCGCCTTGGTAGCCATTCTGCTATCTATTTTAATTGGTCAGGCTGGCTGGAAAAAAGCCGAACCCTGGAGCCCCGAACAACTGCTGGAACCCGCTGACTTAGCCCAGACAATTAATGACGCAAAGGCAGAGAAACCCCTCATTATCAGTATCGGACCAGCGGCTACCATCAAAGGATCAGTTGGCGTTGGACCGGGCAGTGAAGCCGATAATCTGGCGAAACTGGAGAAACTGCTTAGCAAAGAACCTAAAGACCGGGCCATTGTGATTTACTGCGGCTGTTGCCCTTTCAAAAACTGTCCGAATGTGCGCCCAGCGTTCACAAAACTAAATGAGCTGGGTTTCAAGAACCACAAGTTGTTGAATCTGGCCAAAAACCTCAAGACCGACTGGCTCGATAAAGGATATCCGGTTGCGGAGTAG
- a CDS encoding acetyl-CoA hydrolase/transferase family protein: protein MPLPITTPAQAVTAIQSGNRVFIHSVAQTPHVLINAMVARADELKNVEICHMHTEGPLPYLDKKYQDSFRPNSFFIGANMRKQLNQGIGDYVPIFLSEIHLLFRRNILPIDVALIQVSPPDAHGYCSLGPSVDISLAAIHSAKYIIAQINPRVPRTLGDGLIPASMLHAAVEVDEPVYEVLPGEISAEDRKIGQYVASLVEDGATLQLGIGGIPNATLAELIHHKGLGIHTEMFSDGVIDLVERGVITGEHKTVLPYRVVSAFVMGSQRVYDFIDDNPGVAMKQASFTNDTTVIRRNPKVTAINSAIEIDMTGQVCADTIGTYQYSGVGGQMDFVRGASLSEGGKPIIALPSTTSKGLSKIVPFLKEGAGVTTTRAHVHYIVTEFGIADLYGQNLRQRARALINIAHPDHREELDRQAFARFGPI, encoded by the coding sequence ATGCCTCTTCCAATTACGACTCCTGCACAAGCCGTTACGGCCATTCAATCCGGTAACCGTGTATTTATTCATAGTGTTGCCCAGACTCCGCATGTGCTCATCAATGCTATGGTTGCGCGGGCCGATGAGTTAAAAAATGTGGAAATCTGCCACATGCACACGGAGGGGCCCCTTCCCTACCTTGACAAAAAGTACCAGGATTCGTTTCGGCCCAACTCATTTTTTATCGGGGCCAATATGCGAAAGCAACTCAATCAGGGCATTGGCGATTACGTTCCCATTTTTTTGAGTGAAATCCACCTCTTATTCCGCCGAAATATCCTCCCGATCGATGTGGCGCTTATTCAGGTATCACCACCCGATGCGCACGGCTATTGCTCGCTGGGACCGTCGGTCGATATTTCACTGGCGGCTATTCATTCGGCGAAATACATCATTGCTCAAATCAACCCGCGTGTCCCCCGGACGCTCGGCGATGGCCTGATTCCAGCGTCGATGCTTCATGCCGCCGTTGAGGTCGACGAACCGGTATACGAAGTGCTGCCCGGCGAAATCAGTGCTGAAGACCGTAAAATCGGGCAATATGTGGCCAGCCTGGTAGAGGATGGCGCTACCCTTCAACTGGGTATTGGTGGAATTCCTAATGCCACACTGGCGGAGTTGATTCACCACAAAGGACTGGGCATCCACACCGAAATGTTTTCTGACGGGGTCATTGATTTGGTCGAGCGGGGGGTCATTACTGGCGAACATAAAACGGTATTACCCTACCGTGTTGTGTCGGCGTTTGTCATGGGCAGCCAGCGGGTCTATGATTTTATCGACGATAACCCCGGCGTCGCCATGAAACAGGCCAGTTTTACCAACGATACAACCGTTATCCGCCGAAACCCAAAGGTAACCGCCATCAATTCAGCCATCGAAATTGATATGACAGGCCAGGTTTGCGCCGATACCATCGGCACGTACCAGTATTCAGGAGTGGGTGGCCAAATGGACTTTGTCCGGGGAGCGTCTTTATCAGAAGGTGGCAAACCCATTATTGCCCTGCCCTCAACGACCAGCAAAGGGTTAAGTAAAATTGTGCCATTCTTAAAAGAAGGTGCCGGTGTGACCACTACCCGAGCTCATGTTCACTACATCGTCACTGAATTTGGCATCGCCGACCTGTATGGACAGAATCTCCGGCAGCGGGCACGGGCGCTCATCAACATTGCCCATCCCGATCATCGGGAAGAGCTGGACCGGCAGGCCTTTGCCCGATTTGGTCCAATTTGA
- a CDS encoding TetR/AcrR family transcriptional regulator — protein sequence MEMLEKIRKAYTEYVLENGKQPTSVFQFAKKLKIAEADFYNHYTSFDAIEADIWLAFFTDAKTTVEADETYQGYSVREKLLAFYYTWIELLKAQRSFVVYSFGRLKDQSKGKGIRSLTPKVPILNPFKDEFFDYARDLLAEGRESKEVEPRPFVTDRYPDALWGQTLYLLDFWIRDVSKNFEKTDSAIEKSVNTAFDLIGRSPLDTLFDFAKFMYQNK from the coding sequence ATGGAAATGCTAGAAAAAATCCGCAAAGCGTACACGGAGTACGTACTCGAAAATGGCAAGCAACCTACCTCCGTTTTTCAGTTTGCCAAGAAACTAAAAATAGCTGAGGCTGATTTTTACAACCACTACACCTCCTTCGATGCCATTGAAGCCGACATCTGGCTGGCCTTTTTTACCGATGCCAAGACAACCGTAGAAGCCGATGAAACGTATCAGGGCTATTCGGTTCGCGAAAAGCTGCTGGCTTTCTATTACACCTGGATCGAGTTACTGAAAGCGCAGCGCAGCTTTGTTGTGTATAGCTTTGGTCGGTTAAAGGACCAGAGCAAAGGCAAAGGAATCCGGAGCCTGACGCCTAAAGTGCCTATTTTAAATCCATTTAAAGACGAGTTTTTCGACTATGCCCGCGATCTGTTGGCCGAAGGCCGGGAAAGCAAGGAGGTTGAACCACGTCCGTTTGTGACTGACCGTTACCCGGATGCCCTTTGGGGACAAACACTTTACCTGCTTGATTTCTGGATACGCGACGTAAGTAAGAATTTCGAGAAGACCGACTCCGCTATTGAAAAGTCAGTCAATACCGCCTTCGATCTCATTGGCCGTTCGCCGTTAGATACCCTGTTCGATTTTGCTAAGTTCATGTACCAGAATAAATGA
- a CDS encoding neutral/alkaline non-lysosomal ceramidase N-terminal domain-containing protein — translation MKPKYRLVAFVLALIIINGLAFSIALVDKTSYKNALYYRFTRQRFAWIVSSPPPQHAIHAGWAKVSLNSAFSTTNATTGRSLPADSIFTRAIVFDNGTTKAVVVSIDLLMMPPLVAAELQKRLPKLGLDWKNVYLGATNSHPNLGGWANDYVSRKSLGDYDEKLVDNLTNAVLQAVSSAQKNSAPVQTGYAQLEDAHFLKLQKRSGESAVIYSANAPQLVADLATSSSAGSVGSLMTTQLEKDTGSFLLYMAGAVDRPTENVEAAAGQANGLVARVVLILKGLPLHTDSTLVAQTVPLIQSDPQVRISKSWRIKPWLVKAIYGDYGADMKALRIGRTVFVGNPGAFSAELASAIQATPTGERNNLVITSYNGGNIGQIVPDSYYYDPKSPYDMRDMNRFGPHTSAFITEMVQNLVSSLK, via the coding sequence ATGAAGCCCAAATACCGTCTTGTCGCCTTTGTGCTGGCGCTTATTATTATTAACGGTTTAGCGTTCAGCATCGCTTTGGTCGATAAAACCAGCTACAAAAACGCGCTGTATTACCGATTTACGCGGCAACGATTTGCCTGGATCGTATCGAGTCCACCGCCACAACATGCGATCCATGCGGGATGGGCCAAGGTTAGTTTAAACTCTGCTTTTTCGACGACGAACGCTACTACCGGAAGGTCGTTACCTGCCGATTCAATTTTTACGCGGGCCATTGTGTTCGATAATGGAACGACCAAAGCCGTTGTCGTGAGCATTGACCTGCTTATGATGCCACCGCTGGTAGCCGCTGAACTACAAAAGCGATTACCTAAACTTGGCCTCGACTGGAAAAACGTGTACCTGGGTGCCACGAATTCGCATCCGAATCTGGGCGGATGGGCAAATGATTACGTGAGCAGGAAGAGCCTGGGCGACTATGACGAAAAGCTGGTTGATAACCTCACGAATGCGGTTCTGCAAGCTGTGTCGAGCGCTCAAAAAAATAGCGCTCCTGTTCAAACGGGATATGCGCAGCTTGAGGATGCTCATTTCCTGAAACTGCAAAAACGATCTGGCGAATCGGCTGTTATCTACTCGGCCAATGCGCCACAACTGGTGGCCGATCTGGCTACTTCATCTTCGGCCGGTAGCGTTGGAAGTTTAATGACAACCCAACTGGAGAAAGATACGGGAAGCTTTTTACTATATATGGCTGGTGCGGTTGATCGTCCTACCGAAAACGTAGAGGCCGCTGCCGGGCAGGCCAATGGCCTTGTAGCACGTGTTGTACTGATTCTTAAAGGCCTGCCGCTGCACACAGACAGTACACTGGTTGCCCAAACGGTGCCGCTCATTCAAAGTGACCCACAGGTTCGGATTAGTAAAAGCTGGCGGATCAAACCCTGGCTTGTGAAGGCGATTTACGGCGATTATGGCGCGGACATGAAAGCGTTACGGATTGGTAGAACCGTTTTTGTCGGCAATCCAGGTGCCTTCTCCGCGGAGCTGGCGTCGGCCATACAGGCAACGCCTACCGGGGAGAGGAACAACCTGGTGATCACCAGTTACAATGGCGGTAACATTGGCCAGATCGTCCCGGACAGCTACTACTACGACCCAAAAAGTCCGTACGACATGCGTGACATGAACCGTTTTGGGCCGCATACCAGCGCCTTTATCACCGAAATGGTCCAGAATCTGGTCAGTAGCCTCAAGTAA